One genomic window of Oryctolagus cuniculus chromosome 11, mOryCun1.1, whole genome shotgun sequence includes the following:
- the LOC100341256 gene encoding succinate dehydrogenase [ubiquinone] cytochrome b small subunit, mitochondrial-like isoform X2 → MATLRRLSIFCGSQGTPAMFLRSLVVRPTHVSAFLQDWPSSGWCGVQHIHLSPSCHWALDKLLLTMCMGICHRKLPRQAFWHARL, encoded by the exons ATGGCAACTCTCAGGAGGTTGAGTATCTTTTGTGGTTCCCAAGGAACTCCAGCTATGTTCCTCCGAAGCCTGGTGGTGAGACCCACTCACGTCTCAGCATTTCTCCAGGACTGGCCTTCCTCAGGATGGTGTGGAGTGCAGCATATTCACCTGTCACCAAGTTGCCACT GGGCCTTGGACAAGTTGTTACTGACTATGTGCATGGGAATATGCCACAGAAAGCTGCCAAGGCAGGCCTTCTGGCATGCTCGGCTTTAA
- the LOC100341256 gene encoding succinate dehydrogenase [ubiquinone] cytochrome b small subunit, mitochondrial-like isoform X1 has protein sequence MATLRRLSIFCGSQGTPAMFLRSLVVRPTHVSAFLQDWPSSGWCGVQHIHLSPSCHSGSKAVSLQWTGERVVSVLLLGLLKAAYLNPCSGMDYSLAAVLSLDSHWGLGQVVTDYVHGNMPQKAAKAGLLACSALTFAGLCYFSYHDVGDQGEAPGSWLWICAARWP, from the coding sequence ATGGCAACTCTCAGGAGGTTGAGTATCTTTTGTGGTTCCCAAGGAACTCCAGCTATGTTCCTCCGAAGCCTGGTGGTGAGACCCACTCACGTCTCAGCATTTCTCCAGGACTGGCCTTCCTCAGGATGGTGTGGAGTGCAGCATATTCACCTGTCACCAAGTTGCCACTCTGGTTCCAAGGCTGTATCCCTCCAGTGGACTGGTGAGAGAGTTGTCAGCGTTTTGCTCCTGGGCTTGCTTAAAGCTGCTTATTTGAATCCATGCTCTGGAATGGACTACTCCTTGGCTGCAGTTCTGTCTCTTGATAGTCACTGGGGCCTTGGACAAGTTGTTACTGACTATGTGCATGGGAATATGCCACAGAAAGCTGCCAAGGCAGGCCTTCTGGCATGCTCGGCTTTAACCTTTGCTGGGCTTTGTTATTTCAGCTATCatgatgtgggagaccagggggaagcacctggctcctggctttggatctgtgcagcgcgctggccatag